One Punica granatum isolate Tunisia-2019 chromosome 3, ASM765513v2, whole genome shotgun sequence genomic window carries:
- the LOC116198926 gene encoding VQ motif-containing protein 11, translating into MQPPTYGPDPTSPHTTFVQADPSNFRSIVQKLTGASDDPSAPKLPLTLPSRAVQRHPTSSSSSAAAAAAAPPSAAPEVAPRKPPAFKLHERRHRKLDQIQLGNSNSRMMTYLSSPSAYYFSTDNATPAHRLAPSPSSTSPSNFGGRRGFGGGEMTVMVSPVSPLDLFAARMSPRSSPSSLLSPSEQEEKAIAEKGFYLHPSPLSTPRGAEPELLPLFPLHSPRDNPDQRS; encoded by the coding sequence ATGCAGCCTCCGACTTATGGACCCGACCCGACATCCCCCCACACTACATTCGTCCAGGCCGACCCGTCCAACTTCCGGTCCATCGTCCAGAAGCTCACCGGGGCCTCCGACGACCCCTCCGCCCCCAAGCTCCCCCTCACCCTCCCCTCCCGGGCCGTCCAGAGACACCctacctcctcctcctcctccgccgccgccgccgccgccgccccTCCCTCCGCAGCCCCTGAAGTGGCCCCCCGGAAGCCGCCGGCCTTCAAGCTCCACGAGCGCCGCCACCGGAAGCTCGACCAGATCCAGCTCGGCAACTCCAACAGCAGGATGATGACCTACCTCTCCTCCCCCTCTGCCTACTACTTCTCCACCGACAACGCGACCCCGGCGCACCGCCTGGCCCCCTCCCCGTCCTCCACCTCGCCCTCGAACTTCGGCGGGCGCCGGGGGTTCGGCGGCGGGGAGATGACGGTGATGGTGTCGCCGGTTTCGCCGCTGGATCTCTTCGCCGCCAGGATGAGCCCGCGGAGCTCCCCCTCGTCGTTGCTCTCCCCGTCTGAGCAAGAGGAGAAAGCCATTGCCGAGAAAGGGTTCTACTTGCACCCGAGCCCCCTCAGCACTCCTCGTGGTGCCGAGCCCGAGCTCCTCCCTCTGTTCCCCCTCCACTCCCCCCGAGACAATCCCGACCAGCGGTCTTGA